From the Zonotrichia albicollis isolate bZonAlb1 chromosome Z, bZonAlb1.hap1, whole genome shotgun sequence genome, one window contains:
- the CDC37L1 gene encoding hsp90 co-chaperone Cdc37-like 1, whose translation MALWLPRSRDGGALEEEDEERTQAAAFRQRLPEVQTYSQGIELACQKEREFVKHSVECTWNLAEAQQKFGSLALHNSESWDQESARARTEAAELRWREEEWRRKEEALNQRERQNLWNTDPVSKEVFNKSFINQKRKEIEDEAVSEPLMQKHEQKIRHFGMLSRWDDSQRFLSDHPYLVCEETSRYLMLWCFHLEAEQKRALMEQVAHQAVVMQFIIEIARSCNVDPRGCFRLFFQKAKTGEGYFEAFKGELEAFKARVRIWSQSHGFQTMLLHDLNVSPGCGGEWTSFLQNTGDLQGSINTDVCSFNSVIQRDEEESKMMDTL comes from the exons ATGGCGCTGTGGCTGCCGCGCTCCCGGGACGGCGGCGCCCTGGAGGAAGAGGACGAGGAGCGGACACAGGCTGCCGCCTTCCGCCAGCGCTTGCCGGAGGTGCAG ACATACAGCCAAGGGATTGAATTAGCCTgccaaaaagaaagagaatttgTGAAGCACTCTGTAGAATGCACATGGAACCTAGCAGAAGCCCAGCAAAAATTTGGTAGTTTAGCACTGCATAATTCAGAATCCTGGGATCAGGAATCTGCTCGAGCAAGGACTGAAGCTGCCGAGTTGAGATGGAGAGAGGAAGAgtggagaagaaaagaagaagcaCTAAACCAGAGGGAACGACAGAATCTATGGAACACAGATCCTGTTAGTAAAGAAGTTTTTAATAAG AGTTTTATtaatcaaaaaagaaaagaaattgaagATGAGGCTGTGTCTGAACCACTTATGCAAAAACATGAACAAAAGATTAGACACTTCG GCATGCTGAGCAGATGGGATGATAGTCAAAGGTTTTTGTCTGATCACCCATACCTTGTATGTGAAGAAACATCTAGATATCTCATGTTGTGGTGTTTTCATCTAGAAGCTGAACAG aaaagagCTCTGATGGAGCAAGTAGCACACCAAGCAGTTGTAATGCAGTTTATTATAGAAATTGCCAGAAGCTGCAATGTGGATCCAAGAGGATGTTTTCGTCTCTTTTTCCAAAAAGCCAAA acaGGAGAAGGCTACTTTGAGGCCTTTAAAGGTGAACTTGAGGCATTCAAGGCGAGAGTGAGAATCTGGTCACAATCACATGGCTTTCAGACCATGTTACTCCATGATCTCAATGTCAGCCCTGGCTGTGGTGGAGAATGGACATCTTTTTTACAG AACACAGGAGATCTACAAGGTTCCATAAACACAGATGTCTGCAGTTTCAACTCTGTGATACAAAGAGATGAAGAAGAATCCAAAATGATGGACACATTATAG